A region from the Streptomyces lydicus genome encodes:
- a CDS encoding DEAD/DEAH box helicase, translating to MWRHTVYAGIFAVDKVRNVLLEAFRVPDAEQDFDGRTGGDGAVLCFMVNEDGQLIKDSVTLSSCAWAIGQTLVPGPHDDQWLTGFEEQSTLLLQRLLDLGDGKVDVERCPAPDRESTSAGLGTVAGLMSRIAVSAAKGGLGVAAAAAGAGLGPVGGAVTAKVIEQVGGEMLDAAASGLANRRAGNAVPPDQEQDGAAEQSVEEPETAAEGPPAEVGTKILDVHDLAAVTRWVAEQLGVAEALKPNAIRVKSYLVSAKHADDSSGDVFLNSFYADDLERVADSVEAGQAGTALLDYLRDEADLDAALRCDVRSTPATVLEHVQPVGMPLGRWPADNDKPLVLSQQFAVNRIMDTLGADDGRGVYAVNGPPGTGKTTMLRDLIAALVVRRAERLATLDSPELAFDRKPLSWRTEETAGRPFPRSIRPLIPELTGFEMVIASSNNGAVENVTLEVPGARAIGDAWKPYADYLSGPASLLLDDDAWGAIAARLGRRSNRSDFVERFWWGEAAKNSGRRQKGVAGEAPPRQGLQEMLQLQRTHVAAASREHRGAENASPDAPATPLPLGRETWTQAVDRFSRARTRVREMAAERQEIADLSARMTGPDALLDELLTLESQAHDAVRLLQEEQRHAESAVSRTRDEYTRRRTVVSSARTRLDSAETAVRGGEESVRAAEASLRAHDETKPGRFKRVFTREPMRRWEADRVPFASHVAAADARLAGLDSLRVARHADLRTAQEQLDEALAAVRNAEARLAMCEQARERQIVLASEAGQQVTHRRREREAEHRRLTEASERWGASLPGAEWQARPDDRGAMEKRELSAPWMDPEFAAARSELFLAALTLHRALLATSPDLMRKNLQAVMDVIKGQAPADLPARTVLAAWQMLFLVVPVVSTTFASAGRMFSRLGSEALGWLFVDEAGQAAPQEVVGALWRSRRAVVVGDPLQLEPVVTLPWTGQQRLAGHFSVHRQWAPAAASVQTLADRLNEYGTWLRGDDGERVWLGSPLRVHRRCDRLMFDVSNKIAYDGMMIYGVSRDQDDFAPAPWSIWMDVGSLPGEEKWNPEEGRRLELSLDQIGRRIAATMREERRDTGAVPPAQGAAGGEFTEELTRLLNESVFVVSPFRDVVSGIGRVAGKRLDPRRYGTVHTTQGKEADIVILVLGTGADQVNSRAWASQKPNLLNVAVTRARRRLIVIGDFDAWSRHRYFRDLAEHDEIRRWTPGH from the coding sequence GTGTGGCGGCACACTGTCTACGCCGGGATCTTCGCTGTCGACAAAGTACGCAACGTCCTGCTGGAGGCGTTCCGCGTACCGGATGCCGAACAGGACTTTGACGGCCGGACCGGCGGCGACGGAGCCGTCCTGTGCTTCATGGTGAATGAGGACGGGCAGCTGATCAAGGACAGTGTCACGCTGTCCTCCTGCGCCTGGGCGATCGGACAGACCCTGGTCCCCGGACCGCACGACGACCAGTGGCTGACCGGGTTCGAGGAACAGAGCACGCTGCTGCTGCAGCGCCTACTGGACCTGGGGGACGGAAAGGTCGACGTGGAGCGCTGCCCTGCGCCCGACCGGGAGTCGACTTCAGCAGGGCTCGGCACGGTCGCGGGGCTCATGTCCCGGATCGCCGTCAGCGCGGCCAAAGGCGGGCTGGGCGTGGCGGCCGCAGCAGCCGGCGCCGGCCTCGGACCTGTGGGCGGGGCCGTGACCGCGAAGGTGATCGAGCAGGTGGGCGGCGAGATGCTCGACGCCGCGGCCTCCGGCCTCGCCAACCGGAGGGCAGGCAACGCAGTGCCGCCGGACCAGGAGCAGGACGGCGCCGCGGAACAATCAGTGGAGGAGCCCGAGACCGCGGCAGAAGGCCCCCCGGCAGAGGTCGGCACAAAGATCCTCGATGTGCACGACCTGGCCGCTGTCACTCGCTGGGTGGCCGAACAGCTGGGCGTTGCCGAGGCCCTGAAGCCCAACGCGATCCGCGTCAAGAGTTATCTGGTCTCGGCCAAACACGCCGATGACTCGAGCGGCGACGTCTTCCTCAACAGCTTCTACGCGGACGATCTCGAACGGGTCGCGGATTCCGTCGAGGCCGGGCAGGCCGGCACCGCCTTGCTGGACTACCTCCGTGACGAAGCAGATCTGGACGCGGCGCTCCGCTGCGATGTGCGCAGCACACCCGCGACCGTCCTGGAGCATGTGCAGCCCGTCGGCATGCCCCTGGGGCGGTGGCCCGCCGACAATGACAAGCCCCTCGTTCTCAGCCAGCAGTTCGCGGTCAACCGCATCATGGACACTCTTGGGGCGGACGACGGACGTGGCGTCTACGCAGTCAACGGGCCGCCGGGCACCGGCAAGACCACCATGTTGCGCGACCTGATCGCGGCTCTCGTGGTCCGGCGAGCCGAGCGATTGGCGACCCTCGACAGCCCGGAACTCGCCTTCGACCGTAAACCGTTGTCGTGGCGCACCGAGGAGACCGCCGGCAGGCCGTTCCCGCGCAGCATCCGTCCGTTGATCCCCGAGCTCACCGGCTTCGAGATGGTGATCGCATCGTCCAATAACGGGGCGGTGGAGAACGTGACCTTGGAAGTTCCGGGAGCACGGGCGATCGGCGACGCCTGGAAACCGTACGCGGACTACCTCTCCGGCCCTGCCAGCCTTCTTCTGGACGACGACGCCTGGGGCGCGATAGCCGCACGGCTCGGACGGCGAAGCAACCGTTCCGACTTCGTCGAACGCTTCTGGTGGGGTGAGGCGGCAAAGAACTCCGGTCGACGGCAAAAGGGGGTTGCGGGCGAGGCTCCTCCCCGGCAGGGGCTCCAGGAGATGTTGCAACTACAGCGCACCCACGTCGCCGCGGCCTCGCGGGAGCATCGGGGAGCGGAAAACGCGAGTCCCGATGCTCCCGCGACACCACTGCCGCTGGGGCGCGAGACATGGACACAGGCCGTCGATCGCTTCTCACGGGCCCGGACCCGGGTGCGGGAAATGGCGGCGGAGCGCCAGGAGATCGCCGACCTCTCCGCGCGGATGACGGGGCCGGACGCCCTCCTGGATGAGCTGCTGACCCTGGAGTCCCAGGCCCATGACGCCGTCCGGCTCCTCCAAGAGGAACAACGCCACGCGGAGTCCGCCGTCTCCCGCACCCGCGACGAGTACACCCGGCGTCGGACTGTGGTCTCCTCGGCGCGGACTCGGCTCGACTCGGCCGAAACCGCGGTGCGAGGAGGAGAGGAGAGCGTCAGGGCGGCAGAGGCCTCGCTCCGCGCCCACGACGAGACCAAACCCGGCCGCTTCAAACGAGTGTTCACCCGGGAACCCATGCGGCGCTGGGAGGCCGACCGCGTTCCCTTCGCGTCGCACGTGGCTGCCGCGGATGCCCGTCTCGCCGGCCTGGATTCCCTTCGCGTCGCGCGGCACGCCGATCTGCGCACCGCACAGGAGCAGTTGGACGAGGCACTGGCCGCCGTTCGGAACGCGGAGGCCAGACTCGCCATGTGTGAGCAGGCTCGCGAGCGGCAGATCGTCCTGGCTTCCGAAGCCGGGCAGCAGGTGACCCACAGACGCCGCGAGCGGGAGGCCGAGCACCGACGACTGACCGAAGCGTCCGAGCGGTGGGGCGCCTCGCTGCCCGGAGCGGAGTGGCAGGCGAGGCCCGACGACCGAGGTGCGATGGAGAAACGGGAACTGTCCGCCCCTTGGATGGACCCCGAGTTCGCCGCTGCGCGCTCCGAGCTCTTTCTCGCCGCCCTGACCCTGCATCGCGCTCTGCTGGCCACATCGCCCGATCTCATGCGCAAGAACCTGCAGGCCGTGATGGACGTGATCAAGGGCCAGGCACCGGCCGACCTACCCGCGCGGACGGTGCTCGCCGCCTGGCAGATGCTGTTCCTGGTCGTCCCCGTGGTTTCTACGACCTTTGCTTCGGCAGGAAGGATGTTCAGTCGGCTGGGAAGCGAGGCGCTTGGCTGGCTGTTCGTCGATGAGGCCGGCCAGGCAGCGCCACAGGAGGTGGTTGGCGCGCTGTGGAGGTCGCGGCGCGCTGTCGTCGTGGGCGATCCTCTCCAGCTCGAACCCGTCGTCACCCTTCCGTGGACCGGCCAGCAACGGCTCGCCGGGCACTTCTCCGTGCACCGCCAATGGGCCCCGGCCGCAGCCTCCGTACAGACTCTTGCCGATCGGCTCAACGAGTACGGCACCTGGCTGAGGGGAGATGACGGTGAGCGCGTCTGGCTCGGCTCGCCGCTCCGCGTCCACCGGCGTTGCGATCGCCTGATGTTCGACGTCAGCAACAAGATCGCCTACGACGGGATGATGATCTACGGGGTCTCACGCGACCAGGACGACTTCGCGCCTGCTCCGTGGAGTATCTGGATGGATGTGGGCTCGCTGCCGGGCGAGGAGAAGTGGAACCCTGAGGAGGGAAGGCGGCTGGAGCTCTCCCTCGATCAGATCGGGAGGCGCATCGCGGCGACGATGCGGGAGGAACGCCGGGACACCGGCGCAGTGCCACCCGCACAGGGCGCGGCGGGGGGCGAGTTCACGGAGGAGCTGACACGTCTCCTGAATGAATCGGTCTTCGTCGTCAGCCCGTTCCGCGATGTCGTCAGCGGCATCGGCAGGGTGGCGGGGAAACGTCTCGACCCCCGTCGCTACGGAACCGTGCACACCACACAGGGCAAGGAAGCGGACATCGTGATCCTGGTCCTCGGCACCGGTGCGGACCAGGTGAACTCTCGCGCCTGGGCCTCCCAGAAGCCCAACCTGCTCAACGTCGCAGTCACCCGCGCACGCCGCCGGCTCATCGTGATCGGAGATTTCGACGCCTGGTCACGGCACCGCTATTTCAGAGACCTGGCCGAGCACGACGAGATCCGCAGGTGGACACCTGGGCACTGA
- a CDS encoding class I SAM-dependent RNA methyltransferase, producing the protein MQAEPKKSLVGEEYEVEVGPVAHGGHCIARTDEGQVLFVRHALPGERVIARVTDGEEGARFLRTDAVQILTPSKDRVEAPCPFSGPGKCGGCDWQHAAPGAQRRLKASVIAEQLERLAGLSPDDAHWDGTVEPAPGDKVAKGEVPAWRTRVQYAVDADGHAGLRKHRSHDIEPVTHCMIAAPGVSELGIEKREWPQMAAVEAIAATGSHDRQVILTPRPGGRLPIVELDKPVSVLRIGEKDGGVHRVHGRPFVRERAADRTWRVGNGGFWQVHPKAADLLVEAVMQGLMPKKGDMALDLYCGVGLFAGALAERVGDKGAVLGIESGKRAVDDARHNLQDLDRVRIEHGKVEAILPRTGITDVDLIVLDPPRAGAGKKTVTHLASLTPRRIAYVACDPAALARDLKYFAEAGYAPRRMRAFDLFPMTHHVECVVVLEKAAKGS; encoded by the coding sequence ATGCAGGCAGAACCGAAGAAATCGCTGGTCGGCGAGGAGTACGAGGTCGAGGTCGGCCCGGTTGCACACGGCGGCCACTGCATCGCCCGCACCGACGAGGGCCAGGTCCTCTTCGTACGGCACGCCCTGCCCGGCGAGCGGGTGATCGCCCGCGTCACCGACGGCGAGGAGGGCGCACGCTTCCTGCGCACCGACGCGGTGCAGATCCTCACCCCCTCCAAGGACCGGGTCGAGGCTCCCTGTCCCTTCTCCGGCCCCGGCAAGTGCGGCGGCTGCGACTGGCAGCACGCCGCCCCCGGCGCCCAGCGCCGCCTGAAGGCCTCGGTCATCGCCGAGCAGCTGGAACGACTGGCCGGCCTGTCGCCGGACGACGCCCACTGGGACGGCACGGTCGAGCCCGCCCCCGGCGACAAGGTCGCCAAGGGCGAGGTCCCTGCCTGGCGCACCCGCGTCCAGTACGCCGTCGACGCGGACGGCCACGCGGGCCTGCGCAAGCACCGCTCGCACGACATCGAGCCGGTCACCCACTGCATGATCGCCGCCCCGGGGGTCTCCGAACTCGGCATCGAGAAGCGTGAGTGGCCCCAGATGGCCGCGGTCGAGGCGATCGCCGCCACCGGCTCCCACGACCGCCAGGTCATCCTCACCCCCCGCCCCGGCGGCCGCCTCCCCATCGTCGAACTCGACAAGCCGGTCTCCGTCCTGCGGATCGGCGAGAAGGACGGCGGCGTCCACCGCGTGCACGGCCGCCCCTTCGTCCGCGAGCGCGCCGCCGACCGCACCTGGCGGGTCGGCAACGGTGGTTTCTGGCAGGTCCACCCGAAGGCCGCCGACCTCCTCGTCGAGGCCGTCATGCAGGGCCTGATGCCCAAGAAGGGCGACATGGCCCTCGACCTCTACTGCGGCGTCGGCCTCTTCGCGGGCGCCCTCGCCGAACGCGTCGGCGACAAGGGCGCGGTCCTCGGCATCGAGTCCGGCAAGCGTGCCGTCGACGACGCCCGCCACAACCTCCAGGACCTCGACCGGGTACGCATCGAACACGGCAAGGTCGAGGCGATCCTCCCCCGCACCGGCATCACCGACGTCGACCTCATCGTCCTCGACCCACCCCGCGCCGGCGCCGGCAAAAAGACCGTCACCCACCTCGCCTCCCTCACCCCCCGCCGCATCGCCTACGTCGCCTGCGACCCGGCAGCCCTCGCCCGCGACCTCAAGTACTTCGCGGAGGCGGGGTATGCCCCGCGGCGGATGCGGGCGTTTGATCTGTTTCCGATGACGCATCATGTGGAGTGCGTTGTGGTGCTGGAGAAGGCAGCCAAGGGCTCCTGA
- a CDS encoding APC family permease has product MSKLTDVPKRILIGRALRSDKLGETLLPKRIALPVFASDPLSSVAYAPGEVLLVLSVAGVSAYHFSPWIAVAVVVLMFTVVASYRQNVHAYPSGGGDYEVANTNLGPKAGLTVASALLVDYVLTVAVSISSGVENLGSAIPFVVQHKTLCAIAIIVLLTLMNLRGVKESGKLFAIPTYVFVAGVFIMIVWGVIRGVVLGDTMQAPTADFTIHAEQGGLAGFALVFLLLRAFSSGCAALTGVEAISNGVPAFRKPKSKNAATTLALMGGLAVTMFCGIIGLAMATHVRMAENPATDLLHNGKPIGSGYTQNPVISQVAEAVFGKGSFLFVILAAATALVLFLAANTAYNGFPLLGSILAQDRYLPRQLHTRGDRLAFSNGIVLLAGAAAILVYLYGADSTRLIQLYIVGVFVSFTLSQIGMVRHWNRHLRSETDPAKRRRMHRSRAINAFGAFFTGLVLVVVLLTKFTHGAWVALLGMVIFFVTMSAIRRHYDRVADEIAAEETPDDDVVRPSRVHSLVLVSKVHKPTLRALNYAKLMRSDSLEAVSVDVDQADTKALREEWERRGIEVPLKVLASPYREITRPIIDYVKSLRRESPRDAVSVYIPEYVVGHWYEHLLHNQSALRLKGRLLFTPGVMVTSVPWQLDSSEAAKQRARKRADWNAPGAVRRGPVSQPKKEKAATKK; this is encoded by the coding sequence GTGTCCAAACTGACCGACGTGCCCAAACGGATCTTGATCGGGCGCGCACTGCGCAGCGACAAGCTCGGGGAGACCCTGCTTCCCAAGCGCATCGCACTACCCGTCTTCGCCTCCGACCCGCTCTCCTCCGTGGCCTATGCGCCGGGCGAGGTGCTGCTCGTCCTGTCCGTCGCGGGTGTGTCTGCATACCACTTCAGCCCCTGGATCGCGGTCGCGGTCGTGGTGCTGATGTTCACCGTCGTCGCGTCGTACCGGCAGAACGTGCACGCCTACCCGAGCGGCGGCGGTGACTACGAGGTCGCCAACACCAACCTCGGCCCCAAGGCCGGTCTCACCGTCGCGAGCGCACTGCTCGTCGACTATGTACTGACCGTCGCGGTCTCCATCTCCTCCGGAGTGGAGAACCTGGGCTCCGCGATCCCCTTCGTCGTCCAGCACAAGACCCTGTGCGCGATCGCCATCATCGTGCTGCTCACGCTGATGAACCTGCGCGGCGTCAAGGAGTCGGGCAAGCTCTTCGCGATCCCGACGTATGTCTTCGTGGCCGGCGTCTTCATCATGATCGTCTGGGGTGTGATCCGCGGCGTCGTCCTGGGCGACACGATGCAAGCCCCCACCGCGGACTTCACCATCCACGCCGAACAGGGCGGACTGGCCGGCTTCGCGCTGGTCTTCCTCCTGCTGCGCGCCTTCTCCTCCGGCTGTGCCGCGCTCACCGGCGTCGAGGCGATCTCCAACGGCGTCCCGGCCTTCCGCAAGCCGAAGTCCAAGAACGCCGCGACCACCCTGGCCCTCATGGGCGGCCTGGCCGTCACCATGTTCTGCGGCATCATCGGCCTGGCCATGGCCACCCACGTCAGGATGGCCGAGAACCCGGCCACCGACCTGCTCCACAACGGCAAGCCGATCGGCTCCGGCTACACCCAGAACCCGGTCATCTCGCAGGTGGCCGAGGCGGTCTTCGGCAAGGGCAGCTTCCTCTTCGTCATCCTGGCCGCCGCCACCGCGCTGGTGCTGTTCCTCGCCGCCAACACCGCCTACAACGGCTTCCCGCTGCTCGGCTCGATCCTCGCCCAGGACCGCTACCTGCCGCGCCAGCTGCACACCCGCGGCGACCGCCTGGCGTTCTCCAACGGCATCGTCCTGCTGGCCGGCGCCGCCGCGATCCTCGTCTACCTCTACGGCGCGGACTCCACCCGGCTCATCCAGCTCTACATCGTCGGCGTGTTCGTCTCCTTCACGCTCAGCCAGATCGGCATGGTCCGCCACTGGAACCGCCATCTGCGCTCGGAGACCGACCCGGCCAAGCGCCGCCGGATGCACCGCTCGCGCGCCATCAACGCCTTCGGCGCCTTCTTCACCGGCCTGGTCCTGGTCGTCGTCCTCCTGACGAAGTTCACCCACGGCGCCTGGGTCGCGCTGCTCGGCATGGTCATCTTCTTCGTGACGATGTCCGCGATCCGCCGACACTACGACCGGGTCGCCGACGAGATCGCCGCCGAGGAGACCCCCGACGACGACGTGGTCCGCCCCTCCCGGGTGCACTCCCTCGTCCTGGTCTCCAAGGTGCACAAGCCCACCCTCCGTGCCCTGAACTACGCCAAGCTGATGCGCTCCGACAGCCTCGAAGCGGTCAGCGTGGACGTCGACCAGGCCGACACCAAGGCCCTCCGGGAGGAGTGGGAGCGCCGCGGCATCGAGGTGCCCCTGAAGGTCCTGGCCTCCCCGTACCGCGAGATCACCCGGCCGATCATCGACTACGTCAAGTCGCTGCGCCGGGAGAGCCCCCGCGACGCCGTCTCCGTCTACATCCCCGAATACGTCGTCGGCCACTGGTACGAGCACCTGCTCCACAACCAGTCCGCACTCCGCCTCAAGGGCCGCCTCCTCTTCACCCCCGGCGTCATGGTCACCTCCGTGCCCTGGCAGCTGGACTCCTCCGAGGCCGCCAAGCAGCGCGCCCGCAAGCGCGCGGACTGGAACGCCCCGGGTGCGGTCCGCCGCGGCCCGGTCAGCCAGCCGAAGAAGGAAAAGGCGGCCACCAAGAAGTAG